One Leifsonia shinshuensis DNA window includes the following coding sequences:
- a CDS encoding amidase, giving the protein MVNGVATTLPELTPGIESGVLRRLIDDVRFGRVTSRELVERCVTRIDQSHHLGAVVADRRTDAIKEAEQIDSARLIGEPLPLLAGIPLLAKDNTDVRGLPTSHGSRWHADAKLAIKDGDVIHILRDAGAIPIGKTNVPEFCIEGFTDNLLFGPTLNPWNPDYSPGGSSGGSAAALAAGIAPIATGTDGGGSVRIPAAFCGLLGFKPTNGLIVNQETPDWIDFSTDGVMATSADDLRLITNLLTSPNTRPLLWSMTPKRIIIAERTDDLGPLPPEIRDTFHQSADRLTQLLGVPAHHLEPGALSPGWSPDQDWFVIASAEHSQAIGAARITWQADTLHPNTRDFLSRGIEISIDDYIAARWRRYQLITRLEGLLGNTGLLVTPTVAVPGFTPDGRNADGEGGLLGADVYSTALQNMTGLPAISLPAGRLPNGMPYGLQVTAPRWADTALIKLAEAWERQFPWPRVADGWSAFDA; this is encoded by the coding sequence ATGGTAAACGGCGTTGCAACCACGCTTCCTGAACTCACCCCCGGAATAGAATCCGGGGTCCTGCGGCGCCTGATCGACGACGTTCGGTTCGGGCGCGTAACGTCCCGAGAACTCGTCGAACGGTGCGTCACCCGGATCGACCAATCGCATCACCTCGGCGCGGTCGTCGCGGACCGCCGCACCGACGCTATTAAGGAAGCGGAACAGATCGACTCCGCACGGCTGATAGGGGAGCCGCTGCCCCTGCTGGCTGGAATACCGTTGCTCGCAAAAGACAACACTGACGTGCGCGGCCTACCAACATCACACGGCTCGCGATGGCACGCGGACGCTAAGCTCGCCATCAAAGACGGCGACGTCATACACATCCTCCGCGACGCCGGCGCTATACCGATCGGCAAAACCAACGTCCCCGAGTTCTGCATCGAGGGGTTTACCGACAACCTCCTGTTCGGACCAACACTGAACCCGTGGAACCCTGACTACTCCCCAGGCGGGTCGAGCGGCGGCTCCGCCGCCGCGCTCGCAGCCGGAATCGCACCGATCGCCACTGGAACCGACGGTGGCGGATCAGTGCGCATCCCCGCAGCGTTCTGCGGACTACTCGGATTCAAACCAACTAACGGTCTGATCGTCAACCAAGAAACCCCAGACTGGATCGACTTCTCAACCGACGGTGTGATGGCAACATCAGCCGACGACCTTCGGCTGATCACCAACCTGCTCACCAGCCCCAACACCAGACCGCTCCTATGGTCGATGACACCGAAGCGGATCATCATCGCAGAGCGAACCGACGACCTCGGGCCGCTGCCCCCAGAGATACGCGACACATTCCACCAGTCTGCAGACCGCCTAACGCAACTACTCGGCGTGCCAGCACACCACCTAGAGCCGGGCGCGCTAAGCCCAGGGTGGAGCCCAGACCAGGACTGGTTCGTCATCGCCTCCGCCGAACACTCACAAGCCATCGGAGCCGCACGGATCACCTGGCAGGCGGACACGCTCCACCCGAACACGCGTGACTTCTTATCCCGCGGGATCGAGATCTCCATCGACGACTACATCGCGGCGAGATGGAGACGCTACCAACTGATCACCCGCCTCGAAGGGCTGCTCGGAAACACCGGCCTCCTCGTCACACCGACAGTCGCCGTCCCCGGGTTCACCCCAGATGGACGAAACGCCGACGGCGAAGGCGGCCTGCTCGGCGCAGACGTCTACTCCACAGCGCTCCAAAACATGACCGGGCTACCCGCAATCAGCCTTCCCGCAGGTCGCCTCCCAAATGGGATGCCATACGGCCTGCAAGTCACCGCACCGCGATGGGCGGACACAGCGCTCATCAAACTAGCCGAAGCGTGGGAGCGCCAGTTCCCGTGGCCACGGGTTGCCGACGGCTGGTCAGCCTTCGACGCGTAA
- the speB gene encoding agmatinase yields the protein MVSRIGPIDSSKTPRYAGPAGFARLPRLDQVGHADIVVAGIPFDSGVSYRSGARFGPTHIREASRLLRPYNPALDISPFEAAQVADAGDISVNPFDIHEAIETVQAAAYDLTSDGTRLVTLGGDHTISLPLLRAAAERHGPVALLHFDAHLDTWDTYFGAEYTHGTPFRRAFEEGIIDTEALSHVGTRGPLYGKKDLEDDRRFGFGIVTSADVYRQGVDEVVAKLRDRIGNRPLYISIDVDVMDPAHAPGTGTPEAGGITSRELLEVLRGFDGLNLIGADVVEVAPAYDHAEITGVAASHLAYDLVSLLARKHQNSGE from the coding sequence ATGGTCTCACGCATCGGACCCATCGATTCATCCAAGACTCCGCGCTATGCCGGCCCCGCCGGATTCGCGAGGCTCCCGCGCCTGGACCAGGTGGGCCACGCCGACATCGTCGTCGCTGGAATCCCCTTCGACTCCGGTGTCTCCTACCGTTCCGGCGCCCGATTTGGGCCGACACACATCCGAGAAGCCTCCCGCCTCCTGCGCCCATATAACCCGGCGCTCGACATCTCACCGTTCGAAGCCGCCCAAGTGGCCGACGCTGGCGACATCTCAGTCAATCCCTTCGACATTCACGAAGCGATCGAAACCGTCCAGGCGGCCGCATACGACCTCACATCCGACGGAACCCGGCTGGTCACCCTCGGAGGTGACCACACGATCTCGCTGCCGCTGCTACGCGCGGCAGCCGAACGGCACGGACCGGTCGCGCTCCTGCACTTCGACGCGCACCTCGACACCTGGGACACCTACTTCGGCGCCGAATACACGCACGGCACCCCATTCCGTCGGGCGTTCGAAGAAGGCATCATCGACACTGAGGCGCTCAGCCACGTCGGCACCCGCGGGCCCCTCTACGGCAAGAAAGACCTCGAAGACGACCGCCGCTTCGGATTCGGTATCGTCACCAGCGCCGACGTCTACCGGCAAGGCGTCGACGAAGTCGTCGCCAAACTGCGGGACCGAATCGGAAACCGCCCGCTCTACATTTCAATCGACGTGGACGTCATGGACCCCGCGCACGCACCCGGAACCGGGACGCCCGAAGCCGGCGGGATCACCAGCAGAGAACTCCTGGAAGTCCTCCGCGGATTCGACGGTCTCAACCTCATCGGCGCCGATGTCGTAGAGGTCGCCCCCGCCTACGACCACGCGGAAATCACCGGCGTCGCAGCCTCCCACCTCGCCTACGACCTTGTCTCACTTCTCGCCCGCAAACACCAGAACTCGGGGGAGTAA